A stretch of Pirellulales bacterium DNA encodes these proteins:
- the rpsT gene encoding 30S ribosomal protein S20: MPNSASAKKRLRQSLDRRDRNRAARSALRTQLRKYRTVLEGGDLAASQAAFKTTAKALDQAASKGIIHKNAAARTKSRLNKVLKSLAGK; the protein is encoded by the coding sequence ATGCCCAATTCAGCCAGCGCCAAGAAACGCCTCCGTCAAAGCCTCGACCGTCGCGATCGCAATCGGGCCGCCCGCTCGGCCTTGCGGACCCAGCTTCGCAAGTACCGCACCGTGCTCGAAGGGGGCGACCTCGCCGCGAGCCAAGCCGCGTTCAAGACGACGGCCAAGGCGCTCGACCAAGCGGCTTCCAAGGGGATCATCCACAAGAACGCCGCCGCGCGGACGAAGTCGCGGTTGAACAAAGTGCTCAAGTCCCTGGCCGGGAAGTAA
- the cobA gene encoding uroporphyrinogen-III C-methyltransferase, with product MTPPSPTASVYLIGAGPGDPGLLTLRGCELLARADVVCYDYLVDPRVLVHARPDAEQICLGRHGHGRLLTQDEINAALVAAARAGRTVARLKGGDPAIFGRLAEEIAALEAARVPYEVVPGVTAASAATAYAGIPLTHREAASCVAFITGKECRDKQGDLLDLAALAQFPGTLVIYMGVTTAPAWATGLVAHGKSPDTPAAIVRHASLPQQRVEITTLGELPAALVPSRFRPPIVVIVGEAVAARTAASWFSTRPLFGQTVLVTRPAHQADALAERLEALGARVLRQPAITIGPAPDPAAVAATLARLGEFQWLAFSSVNGVERFLAALRAGGRDLRALGGLKLAAIGPATTAALAAHGLIADVQPAEYRAEALAEALAAAAARGERFLLVRASRGREVLAEQLAAASPGPGAVEQVVVYESRDVTTPDSQVAEQLSAGHIDWITVTSSAIARSLAALFGDDLARAKLAAISPLTAAALAESHHAARVVATESTSEGLVAAMLADHPFA from the coding sequence ATGACGCCCCCCTCCCCGACAGCTTCAGTGTACCTCATCGGCGCCGGTCCCGGCGACCCGGGGTTGCTGACGTTGCGGGGCTGCGAGCTCTTGGCCCGGGCGGACGTGGTCTGTTACGACTACCTCGTCGACCCCCGGGTGCTCGTCCACGCTCGACCCGACGCCGAGCAGATTTGCCTCGGTCGACATGGACACGGCCGGCTTCTGACGCAGGACGAAATCAACGCCGCCCTGGTCGCCGCGGCCCGCGCGGGTCGGACGGTCGCTCGGCTCAAGGGGGGCGACCCGGCGATCTTCGGTCGCTTGGCCGAGGAGATCGCCGCGCTCGAGGCCGCCCGCGTCCCTTACGAGGTCGTCCCCGGCGTCACCGCCGCCTCGGCCGCGACGGCCTACGCGGGGATCCCGCTCACCCATCGCGAGGCCGCCTCCTGCGTCGCCTTTATCACCGGCAAGGAGTGTCGCGACAAACAGGGCGATTTGCTCGACCTTGCCGCGCTTGCACAGTTTCCGGGGACGCTCGTCATCTACATGGGAGTGACCACGGCGCCCGCGTGGGCGACGGGGCTCGTCGCCCATGGCAAGTCGCCCGACACCCCCGCGGCGATCGTCCGGCACGCCAGCCTGCCGCAGCAGCGGGTCGAGATCACGACCCTCGGCGAGTTGCCCGCGGCGCTCGTCCCGAGTCGCTTCCGCCCCCCGATCGTGGTGATCGTGGGCGAAGCGGTCGCCGCGCGGACCGCGGCTAGCTGGTTCTCCACGCGTCCCCTCTTCGGCCAGACCGTACTCGTCACCCGTCCGGCGCATCAGGCCGACGCGCTGGCCGAGCGGCTGGAAGCGCTGGGCGCCCGGGTGCTGCGGCAGCCGGCGATCACGATCGGCCCCGCGCCCGACCCGGCGGCCGTCGCGGCGACGCTCGCCCGGCTCGGGGAGTTCCAGTGGCTGGCGTTTTCCAGCGTCAACGGCGTCGAGCGCTTCCTGGCCGCGCTCCGCGCCGGCGGGCGCGACCTCCGCGCGCTGGGCGGGCTCAAGCTCGCCGCGATCGGCCCCGCCACAACGGCGGCCTTAGCCGCCCACGGTTTGATCGCCGACGTCCAACCGGCCGAGTACCGCGCCGAAGCGCTCGCCGAGGCGCTTGCCGCCGCGGCCGCGCGGGGCGAGCGGTTCCTGCTCGTCCGGGCCAGCCGCGGCCGCGAGGTCCTGGCCGAACAACTTGCCGCCGCCAGCCCCGGACCGGGCGCCGTCGAGCAAGTCGTCGTTTACGAAAGCCGCGACGTGACGACCCCCGACTCGCAGGTGGCCGAGCAACTCAGCGCGGGTCACATCGACTGGATCACCGTCACCAGCTCGGCGATCGCCCGTTCGCTGGCCGCCCTGTTCGGCGACGACTTGGCCCGAGCCAAACTCGCCGCGATCAGCCCCCTGACCGCCGCCGCCCTCGCTGAATCGCACCACGCGGCGCGCGTCGTCGCGACGGAGTCTACGAGCGAAGGACTCGTCGCGGCGATGCTCGCGGACCACCCGTTCGCGTAA
- a CDS encoding type II toxin-antitoxin system RelE/ParE family toxin, protein MPETEVQFYQEDEGSVPVRDWLAELQQRNRPAFAKCVQAIERLAEFGHELRRPHADMLRDGIYELRVRHKRVNYRILYFFHGQNVAVLAHGLVKEKQVPDVDIQRAIERKRKLENDPDKHTFSGEENDGQD, encoded by the coding sequence ATGCCCGAGACGGAAGTCCAGTTCTACCAGGAGGACGAAGGCAGCGTGCCGGTGCGGGACTGGCTCGCCGAGTTGCAGCAGCGGAACCGGCCAGCGTTCGCCAAGTGCGTTCAGGCCATTGAGCGGCTGGCAGAGTTTGGCCACGAACTACGTCGTCCGCACGCCGACATGCTCCGCGACGGGATTTACGAACTGCGGGTTCGGCACAAGCGGGTCAACTACCGCATCCTGTATTTCTTCCACGGCCAGAACGTGGCGGTGTTGGCTCACGGGCTGGTGAAAGAGAAGCAGGTTCCCGACGTGGACATTCAGCGGGCGATTGAGCGAAAGCGGAAGCTGGAAAACGATCCTGACAAGCACACGTTCAGTGGAGAAGAGAACGATGGCCAAGACTAA
- a CDS encoding helix-turn-helix transcriptional regulator, translated as MAKTKNAVAIINGMIGDDQELRDLIREAKTNADIAQMIYDARMEAELSQQALAELIGSNQQTISQLEDADYEGHSLAMLRRIADALHRELIVQFVPTKHAG; from the coding sequence ATGGCCAAGACTAAAAACGCTGTGGCGATCATCAACGGCATGATCGGCGACGATCAGGAGCTACGCGACTTGATCCGCGAAGCGAAGACTAACGCCGATATCGCCCAAATGATTTACGATGCCCGGATGGAGGCCGAGTTGAGCCAGCAGGCCCTGGCGGAGTTGATCGGCTCCAACCAGCAGACAATCTCGCAACTGGAAGACGCCGACTACGAAGGGCACTCGCTGGCCATGCTACGCCGCATCGCCGACGCCCTGCATCGGGAACTGATTGTGCAGTTCGTGCCGACCAAGCACGCGGGCTGA
- a CDS encoding trypsin-like peptidase domain-containing protein translates to MTLALLIAAPARAGANVYPLQAHLRSDVPHPAVARIVVPENGATSYGSGVLVDVRDDFGLVITNWHVVRDAAGTVEVILPGGFTSKARPLKVDSDWDLAALVIWRPPAAPVEIAPRAPQPGEQLTICGYGPGIYRSATGRCTQYYSPRVDLPQHMVELNVEARQGDSGGPIFNERGELAGVLFGAGEGTTLGSFGGRVGNFLASLAPDIGRGSGEAPPVRRPEFALASTMTSAEPQGAPRPATATVRGGEQASPWAPGPAPAPALVMGTSTLQPPTTPGASAPDAFNPWGEASSRASAAAPGSAASGAWLDTLKTALAAIGVVALAAQALKLVR, encoded by the coding sequence TTGACGCTCGCGCTGCTGATCGCGGCGCCGGCCCGCGCGGGCGCCAACGTCTATCCGCTGCAAGCTCACCTGCGGTCGGACGTGCCGCATCCGGCCGTCGCGCGGATCGTGGTGCCCGAGAACGGCGCCACCTCGTACGGCAGCGGCGTGCTGGTCGACGTCCGCGACGACTTCGGACTGGTGATCACCAACTGGCACGTCGTGCGCGACGCGGCGGGGACGGTCGAGGTGATCCTGCCGGGGGGCTTCACCTCGAAGGCCCGGCCGCTGAAGGTCGACTCCGATTGGGATCTGGCGGCGCTGGTGATCTGGCGGCCCCCCGCGGCCCCCGTGGAGATCGCCCCCCGGGCGCCGCAACCGGGCGAGCAGCTCACGATCTGCGGGTACGGGCCGGGGATCTACCGCTCGGCCACGGGCCGCTGCACGCAGTACTATTCGCCGCGGGTCGACCTGCCGCAGCACATGGTCGAGTTGAACGTCGAAGCCCGGCAGGGAGATTCGGGGGGCCCGATCTTCAACGAGCGGGGCGAGCTGGCGGGGGTGCTGTTCGGCGCCGGCGAAGGGACCACGCTGGGAAGCTTCGGGGGGCGGGTGGGCAACTTTCTCGCGTCGCTGGCGCCCGACATTGGCCGCGGCTCCGGCGAGGCCCCGCCGGTGCGACGCCCGGAGTTCGCGCTGGCTTCGACGATGACCTCTGCCGAGCCGCAAGGCGCGCCGCGGCCGGCGACCGCGACCGTGCGAGGCGGCGAGCAGGCTTCGCCGTGGGCGCCGGGGCCTGCGCCCGCGCCGGCCCTGGTCATGGGGACCTCGACCCTGCAGCCGCCGACGACCCCGGGCGCGTCCGCGCCTGACGCGTTCAATCCATGGGGGGAGGCGAGCTCGAGAGCCAGCGCCGCGGCCCCGGGTTCGGCCGCGAGCGGCGCGTGGCTCGACACGCTCAAAACCGCCTTGGCCGCGATCGGCGTCGTGGCGCTCGCGGCGCAGGCGCTGAAGCTGGTGCGGTGA
- the coaD gene encoding pantetheine-phosphate adenylyltransferase, protein MTRRAVYTGSFDPITLGHLNVIERSAGLVDELVVGVGINIDKQPLFTAEERIELVREATRPIGNVRVETFTGLAVRFVREIGARVIVRGVRTLGDIEAEFTMTLANRKLDPGIETVFLMADEEYSHVSSSLIKQIAPLATDEELARFVPVAIVPLLRERLAGANRAS, encoded by the coding sequence ATGACCCGCCGCGCCGTGTACACCGGTTCGTTCGACCCCATCACGCTCGGACACCTCAACGTCATCGAACGCAGCGCCGGGCTCGTCGATGAGCTCGTGGTCGGCGTCGGCATCAATATCGACAAGCAGCCGCTCTTCACCGCCGAGGAACGGATCGAGCTCGTCCGCGAGGCGACCCGCCCGATCGGCAACGTCCGGGTCGAGACCTTCACCGGGCTCGCCGTCCGGTTCGTGCGCGAGATCGGCGCGCGGGTGATCGTCCGCGGCGTGCGGACGCTGGGAGACATCGAGGCCGAGTTCACGATGACGCTGGCCAACCGAAAACTCGACCCGGGGATCGAGACGGTGTTCCTGATGGCCGACGAGGAGTACTCGCACGTGTCGAGCTCGCTGATCAAGCAGATCGCGCCCTTGGCGACCGACGAGGAACTGGCGCGGTTTGTCCCCGTGGCGATCGTGCCGCTCCTCCGCGAGCGCCTCGCCGGAGCGAATCGCGCCTCGTAG
- a CDS encoding aminotransferase class V-fold PLP-dependent enzyme gives MNASIQATRERFRALMPVTRKWAYFDHAAVSPMPLPVREALATWLDEAGGDGAPAWIGWAKRLEQTRRTSAALVGVDPAEIVFTPHTTGGISLVARGLPWRNGDNVVTLDDEFPANAYPWMQLADLGVETRFVPTDQGRVDPTAVAAACDDRTRVVSVSWIAYASGCRRDLAPFAEIAAARGAWFVVDAIQGVGAFPFDARAVPIDLVAVNGQKWQMAPEGAAFAAIRRERLAELDPGRVGIGWNSMTDPFDFLRREIRLRDDAARFETATRNTSGLIALGASQAMLLELGIDDIAAAVLDLTDEACSRLVAAGANILSPRDGDRRSGIVLFELPGADADAVRTHCLRHGVVLASRGGRLRISPHGYNTTDDLDRLLSALATFSP, from the coding sequence GTGAACGCCTCGATTCAAGCCACCCGCGAGCGGTTCCGGGCGTTGATGCCGGTGACGCGGAAGTGGGCGTACTTCGACCATGCCGCCGTGTCGCCGATGCCGCTGCCGGTGCGCGAGGCGCTCGCCACGTGGCTCGACGAGGCGGGCGGCGACGGGGCGCCGGCGTGGATCGGATGGGCCAAGCGCCTCGAGCAGACCCGCCGCACCTCGGCCGCGCTCGTGGGGGTCGATCCCGCTGAGATCGTCTTCACCCCCCACACGACCGGGGGGATCAGCCTCGTCGCCCGCGGGTTGCCGTGGCGTAATGGGGACAACGTCGTCACGCTCGACGACGAATTCCCCGCGAACGCCTACCCCTGGATGCAACTGGCCGACCTGGGCGTGGAAACGCGGTTCGTGCCGACGGACCAGGGGCGCGTCGACCCGACCGCCGTGGCCGCGGCGTGCGACGATCGAACGCGCGTCGTGAGCGTCAGTTGGATCGCCTACGCCAGCGGCTGCCGCCGCGACCTCGCCCCGTTCGCCGAGATCGCCGCCGCCCGCGGCGCCTGGTTCGTGGTCGACGCCATCCAGGGGGTCGGCGCCTTTCCGTTCGACGCCCGGGCCGTGCCGATCGATCTCGTCGCGGTCAACGGTCAGAAGTGGCAGATGGCGCCCGAGGGAGCCGCATTCGCCGCAATCCGGCGCGAACGGCTCGCCGAGCTCGACCCGGGGCGCGTCGGCATTGGCTGGAACAGCATGACCGACCCGTTCGACTTCCTGCGGCGCGAGATCCGCCTCCGCGACGACGCGGCCCGGTTCGAGACCGCGACGCGGAACACCAGCGGCCTGATCGCGCTCGGGGCGAGCCAGGCGATGCTGCTCGAGTTGGGGATCGACGACATCGCCGCGGCTGTGCTCGATCTCACGGACGAAGCCTGCTCCCGCTTGGTCGCGGCCGGGGCGAACATCCTCTCGCCCCGCGACGGGGACCGCCGCTCGGGAATCGTGCTGTTCGAACTCCCCGGCGCCGACGCCGACGCGGTGCGAACCCACTGCCTGCGGCACGGGGTCGTCCTGGCGAGCCGCGGGGGTCGGTTGCGAATCAGCCCGCACGGGTACAATACCACGGACGACCTCGACCGCCTGCTGTCGGCGCTCGCGACCTTTTCCCCCTGA
- a CDS encoding S9 family peptidase: MRFVFALLVVGIVVGVVHGKEASLSYPPARRVEQFDDFHGTKVADPYRWLEADVRESPEVAAWVAAQNDVARAFLDAIPARESIRRRLTDLWNYPRYSAPWKEGDRYFFHKNDGLQDQAVLYWSDAYDGEERVLIDPNEHAEDGSFSLGQTAVSEDGSLLAYCVKEAGSDWSIIEVKRIADGAKLPDRLLWVRWGNIVWNAEGSGFYYSRYPEPPEGAQFQAATINQKICFHRLGDPQEADELVYEFPEEPTRSFWISRSDDDRHLVLSIARSTDPQNKVYVRSVGSAPDAWVRLIDDFDNQFSFIGNVGDKLYFITDLDAPTKRIVALPADKPGRERLEEIVGAVEATLDGASLLDGKLVCQYLQDVAARVELFTAEGDPLGDVTLPGIGTVAGFDGRQSATETFFMFTGYVAPPAIYRYDLRSGESQLVRAPQVKFDPAQYESRQAFYRSQDGTRIPLIISHTKGLARDGDNPTLLYGYGGFNISITPAFSVEYAVWMDMGGVLAVPNLRGGGEYGEQWHQAGKQLDKQNVFDDFIAAAEWLIAEKYTRPAKLAVMGGSNGGLLVGAVETQRPELFGACLPAVGVMDMLRYHQFTAGHFWRDEFGAPEDPESFRALFAYSPYHNIRAGTSYPPTMITTADTDDRVVPMHSFKYAAAMQAAQGGEAPILLRVETRAGHGAGTPTSKRIDQAADRWAFLWKTLDMGEQPAGEQ, from the coding sequence GTGCGTTTCGTATTCGCTCTGCTAGTCGTCGGCATCGTCGTCGGAGTCGTCCACGGCAAGGAGGCCTCGTTGAGTTATCCCCCCGCGCGTCGCGTCGAGCAGTTCGACGACTTCCACGGCACGAAGGTCGCCGACCCGTATCGCTGGCTCGAAGCTGACGTCCGCGAATCGCCTGAAGTGGCCGCGTGGGTCGCCGCGCAGAACGACGTGGCCCGGGCGTTTCTCGACGCGATCCCCGCGCGCGAGTCGATCCGCCGACGGCTCACCGATCTGTGGAACTACCCCCGCTACTCGGCCCCGTGGAAGGAAGGCGATCGGTACTTCTTTCACAAGAACGACGGCCTGCAGGATCAAGCGGTGCTGTACTGGTCCGACGCGTACGACGGCGAAGAGCGCGTCCTGATCGATCCGAACGAGCACGCCGAGGACGGCTCGTTCTCGCTGGGGCAAACCGCGGTCAGCGAGGACGGCTCGCTGTTGGCGTATTGCGTGAAAGAAGCGGGGAGCGACTGGTCGATCATCGAGGTGAAACGCATTGCCGACGGCGCGAAGCTGCCTGATCGGCTGTTGTGGGTCCGCTGGGGGAATATCGTGTGGAACGCCGAGGGGTCCGGGTTCTACTATTCCCGCTACCCCGAGCCCCCCGAGGGCGCCCAGTTCCAAGCGGCGACGATCAATCAGAAAATCTGCTTCCATCGCCTCGGCGACCCGCAGGAGGCCGACGAGTTGGTGTACGAGTTCCCCGAGGAACCGACGCGGAGCTTTTGGATCTCGCGGTCCGACGACGACCGACATCTCGTACTGTCGATCGCGCGCAGCACCGATCCGCAAAACAAGGTCTACGTCCGTTCGGTCGGCTCGGCTCCCGACGCGTGGGTGCGCTTGATCGACGACTTTGACAACCAGTTCAGCTTCATCGGCAACGTCGGAGACAAGCTGTACTTCATCACCGACCTCGACGCCCCCACGAAGCGCATCGTCGCCCTGCCCGCCGACAAGCCTGGACGGGAGCGCCTCGAGGAAATCGTCGGCGCCGTCGAGGCGACGCTCGACGGGGCGAGCCTGCTGGACGGCAAGCTGGTGTGCCAGTACCTGCAGGACGTCGCCGCGCGGGTCGAGCTCTTCACGGCCGAGGGGGACCCGCTGGGGGACGTGACGCTGCCGGGGATCGGCACGGTCGCCGGGTTCGACGGGCGCCAGTCGGCGACCGAAACCTTCTTCATGTTCACGGGGTACGTCGCCCCGCCGGCGATCTATCGCTACGACCTCCGCTCGGGCGAGTCGCAACTGGTCCGGGCGCCGCAGGTGAAGTTCGATCCCGCGCAATACGAATCGCGCCAGGCGTTCTACCGCAGCCAGGACGGCACGCGGATCCCCCTGATCATCTCGCACACGAAGGGGCTCGCCCGCGACGGCGACAATCCGACGCTGCTGTACGGCTACGGCGGGTTCAACATCTCGATCACCCCCGCGTTTTCGGTCGAGTACGCCGTGTGGATGGACATGGGGGGCGTGCTGGCCGTGCCGAATTTGCGCGGCGGGGGCGAGTACGGCGAACAATGGCATCAAGCGGGCAAGCAGCTTGACAAGCAAAACGTGTTCGACGACTTCATCGCCGCCGCCGAGTGGTTGATCGCCGAGAAGTACACGCGACCGGCGAAACTGGCGGTGATGGGCGGAAGCAACGGGGGGCTGTTGGTCGGCGCGGTCGAGACGCAGCGTCCGGAGCTGTTCGGCGCCTGCCTCCCCGCGGTCGGGGTGATGGACATGTTGCGTTACCACCAGTTCACCGCCGGGCACTTCTGGCGCGACGAGTTCGGGGCGCCCGAGGATCCCGAATCGTTTCGGGCGTTGTTCGCCTACTCGCCCTACCACAACATCCGCGCGGGGACGAGCTATCCGCCCACGATGATCACCACGGCCGACACCGACGACCGGGTCGTGCCGATGCACAGCTTCAAGTACGCCGCGGCCATGCAGGCCGCCCAGGGGGGCGAGGCCCCCATCCTGCTGCGGGTCGAAACCCGCGCCGGCCACGGCGCCGGCACGCCCACCTCGAAACGCATCGACCAAGCCGCCGACCGCTGGGCGTTCCTGTGGAAGACGCTCGACATGGGCGAGCAGCCTGCCGGGGAGCAATAG
- a CDS encoding ABC-2 family transporter protein: MAYIAVFLTFARNSLIRDMTFRANFIIELISSTTWMAMNLGFYALVFNYTHDIAGWDKYEFFVFIATTMFVNSLVQAFFMPNAEELSEMVRTGGLDFALLKPIDTQFLVSLQRVNWSSLGNFIVAIGLMAYALPHIAGRQLTLAAVALYPVFVVAGVLILYSIMIALAATSIWLGRNQSLYDFWFYITNFSRYPMEIYDGPYGRPLRWAFTFVIPILVVINVPAGLMAKPFSADNSYRMQLAGFAVVATIAALAFSRWVFQRALVSYRSASS; encoded by the coding sequence ATGGCTTACATCGCGGTCTTCCTGACGTTCGCACGGAACAGTCTCATCCGGGACATGACGTTTCGGGCGAACTTCATCATCGAACTGATTTCGTCGACCACCTGGATGGCGATGAACCTGGGTTTCTACGCGCTGGTGTTCAACTACACCCATGACATCGCCGGATGGGACAAATACGAGTTCTTCGTGTTCATCGCGACGACGATGTTCGTCAACAGCCTCGTGCAAGCGTTTTTCATGCCCAACGCCGAGGAGCTGAGCGAGATGGTCCGCACCGGGGGGCTCGATTTTGCGCTGCTCAAGCCGATCGACACGCAGTTCTTGGTGTCGCTGCAGCGGGTCAACTGGTCGTCGCTGGGGAATTTTATCGTGGCGATCGGGCTCATGGCGTACGCGCTGCCTCATATCGCGGGACGGCAGTTGACGCTCGCGGCGGTCGCGCTGTACCCGGTGTTCGTCGTCGCGGGGGTGCTGATTCTGTACAGCATCATGATCGCGCTGGCGGCGACCAGCATTTGGCTGGGGCGAAACCAGTCGCTGTACGACTTTTGGTTCTACATCACCAATTTTTCGCGCTACCCGATGGAGATTTACGACGGCCCGTACGGTCGGCCGTTGCGGTGGGCGTTCACCTTCGTAATCCCGATTTTGGTGGTGATCAACGTCCCCGCGGGGTTGATGGCGAAGCCGTTTTCGGCGGACAATTCGTACCGTATGCAACTGGCGGGTTTCGCCGTCGTCGCGACGATCGCCGCGCTGGCGTTCAGTCGTTGGGTGTTCCAACGGGCGCTGGTCAGTTACCGCAGCGCGAGCAGTTGA
- a CDS encoding ABC-2 family transporter protein, protein MLARAQTWWTIFRICVEERLVYRGDFALGTLMRFLPIVTQIFLWTAVFAGAGRGTIVGYTRQDVIAYYLLTTITRAFSSMPGLASGLARQVRDGEIKKFMIQPIDVIGFLLLARVAHKIVYYAVALGPFALVFFLCRGYFPGWPEPQVFAAYLASLVMAFLLGFFLEATIGMLSFWFLEVSSLLFVYMLFNFFCSGHMFPLEILPQPWQGLVDMLPLKYLAYYPAAIFLGKIPPDELARGLVIQALWVVFFIVASRGALNAGYRRYSGYGG, encoded by the coding sequence ATGCTTGCTCGCGCTCAAACCTGGTGGACGATCTTTCGGATCTGCGTCGAGGAGCGCCTCGTTTACCGCGGCGACTTCGCGCTCGGGACCTTGATGAGGTTCCTGCCGATCGTTACGCAAATCTTTCTGTGGACGGCCGTATTCGCCGGGGCGGGGCGGGGGACGATCGTCGGCTACACGCGGCAGGACGTGATTGCGTATTACCTGCTGACGACGATCACGCGGGCGTTTTCGAGCATGCCGGGTCTGGCGTCGGGGCTCGCCCGACAGGTTCGCGACGGCGAGATCAAGAAATTCATGATCCAGCCGATCGACGTGATCGGCTTTCTGCTGCTGGCCCGGGTGGCCCACAAGATCGTCTACTACGCGGTGGCCTTGGGTCCCTTTGCCCTGGTGTTCTTCTTGTGCCGGGGCTACTTCCCCGGCTGGCCCGAGCCGCAGGTGTTTGCGGCTTATTTGGCGTCTCTGGTGATGGCGTTTCTGTTGGGGTTCTTCCTGGAAGCGACAATCGGGATGCTGTCGTTTTGGTTCCTGGAAGTGTCGTCGCTGCTGTTCGTGTACATGTTGTTCAACTTCTTCTGCAGCGGGCACATGTTCCCGCTGGAGATCCTGCCGCAACCGTGGCAGGGACTGGTGGACATGCTGCCCTTGAAGTACTTGGCGTATTACCCGGCGGCGATCTTTTTGGGAAAGATCCCCCCGGACGAGTTGGCCCGCGGACTCGTGATCCAGGCATTGTGGGTCGTGTTTTTCATCGTCGCCAGTCGCGGGGCGCTGAACGCCGGGTATCGGCGGTACAGCGGTTACGGCGGCTAA
- the trpA gene encoding tryptophan synthase subunit alpha — MPAIDQLFAGLRAAKRKALMPFVTAGDPDVAFTAAVLRELVARGASMCEVGIPYSDPIADGPVIQASYTRALDRGVKLCDILGMLAETAPQLAAPVVTMVSYAIVYRHGIEKYCDEVRAAGVAGLIVPDLPVEESPALAQVCAERQLSLIQLVTPLTPRDRALRICETSSGFVYYVSVAGITGERTALPPELIDNVGWLREQTALPICIGFGVSTPDHVRLLAPAADGLIVGSAIVRRIAAEAPREKVLRDVGEYVASLLSALS; from the coding sequence ATGCCTGCCATCGACCAACTCTTTGCCGGTCTCCGCGCCGCGAAGCGCAAGGCCCTGATGCCGTTCGTCACTGCGGGGGATCCCGACGTGGCATTTACCGCCGCGGTGCTTCGGGAGCTCGTCGCCCGCGGGGCGAGCATGTGCGAGGTGGGGATTCCCTACAGCGACCCGATCGCCGACGGGCCGGTCATTCAGGCCTCTTACACCCGGGCGCTCGATCGCGGGGTGAAGCTGTGCGACATCCTGGGGATGCTCGCCGAGACGGCTCCGCAGCTTGCCGCCCCCGTGGTGACGATGGTCAGCTATGCGATCGTCTACCGTCACGGGATCGAAAAGTATTGCGACGAGGTCCGCGCCGCCGGGGTCGCGGGGCTGATCGTGCCGGACTTGCCGGTCGAGGAATCGCCGGCGCTCGCCCAGGTGTGCGCCGAGCGCCAGCTGTCGCTGATCCAGTTGGTGACGCCGCTGACGCCGCGCGACCGGGCGCTGCGGATCTGCGAAACCTCCAGCGGGTTCGTCTACTACGTGTCCGTCGCCGGGATCACGGGGGAGCGGACCGCGCTCCCCCCGGAGTTGATCGACAACGTCGGCTGGCTTCGCGAGCAGACGGCTCTGCCGATTTGCATCGGGTTCGGCGTGAGCACCCCGGACCACGTGCGGCTGTTGGCCCCCGCGGCCGACGGGCTGATCGTCGGCTCGGCGATCGTGCGGCGCATCGCCGCGGAGGCGCCTCGCGAGAAGGTGCTGCGCGACGTCGGCGAGTACGTGGCCAGCTTGCTGTCGGCGCTGTCGTAG